One genomic window of Desmospora activa DSM 45169 includes the following:
- a CDS encoding ABC transporter ATP-binding protein — MDEAATSQALLEVKGLKKHFPFKQGIFSRNAGVVRAVDGVDFTIQPGETFGIVGESGCGKSTTGQLILKLMEPTAGEIRFQGQNLTNVTGKQIRQVRRDMQMVFQDPYASLNPRLTVRNIVAESLKVHGLAKSDLDDQVEELLNVVGLGSHHLLRYPHEFSGGQRQRIGIARALALKPKLIICDEPVSALDVSIQAQILNLLKKLQKDFQLTYIFIAHGLPAVKHVSDRIGVMYLGKMVELASQEALFQHPHHPYTEALLSAIPVPDPTKRKERIVLQGELPNPADPPNGCHFHTRCPYAKAICREEEPVFKQIEKGHYTACHFPL, encoded by the coding sequence ATGGACGAAGCGGCAACATCACAAGCACTCCTTGAGGTGAAGGGGTTAAAAAAGCACTTTCCGTTTAAACAGGGCATCTTTTCCCGCAACGCTGGGGTCGTTCGGGCAGTGGACGGGGTGGATTTTACGATTCAGCCAGGGGAGACTTTTGGTATTGTGGGGGAATCCGGTTGTGGAAAGTCAACGACCGGGCAGCTCATTCTAAAGCTGATGGAACCGACAGCAGGGGAAATACGGTTTCAAGGCCAGAACTTGACGAATGTGACTGGAAAGCAGATTCGACAGGTGCGACGCGATATGCAGATGGTGTTCCAGGATCCCTATGCCTCTCTCAACCCGAGGCTGACGGTCCGGAATATTGTGGCGGAGTCGTTAAAGGTGCATGGATTAGCCAAATCCGATTTGGATGATCAGGTGGAAGAGTTACTAAATGTGGTTGGACTCGGTTCCCATCATTTGTTGCGCTATCCACACGAGTTTAGCGGGGGTCAGCGCCAACGAATCGGGATTGCGAGGGCTCTCGCCTTAAAGCCGAAACTGATCATCTGCGATGAACCGGTATCCGCCCTTGATGTTTCCATCCAAGCTCAGATTCTCAATCTGTTGAAAAAGCTGCAAAAGGATTTTCAGTTAACCTATATTTTTATCGCCCATGGATTACCGGCGGTAAAACATGTAAGTGACCGCATCGGGGTGATGTATCTGGGGAAGATGGTGGAACTGGCGAGTCAGGAAGCCCTTTTTCAACATCCGCACCACCCTTATACGGAAGCATTGCTATCGGCGATTCCGGTACCGGATCCGACCAAGAGGAAGGAACGTATCGTTTTACAGGGTGAGTTGCCAAATCCCGCTGATCCGCCTAATGGATGCCATTTTCATACCCGTTGCCCCTATGCGAAAGCGATATGTCGCGAGGAAGAACCCGTCTTTAAACAGATAGAGAAGGGTCACTATACGGCTTGTCACTTTCCGTTGTGA
- a CDS encoding ABC transporter ATP-binding protein: protein MTTPLLEVKDLQVRFQTDAGMIPSVRDCSFTVNPGEIVAIVGESGCGKSVTSLSIMGLLPDYGQVAAGEIFFDDRDLLKLSKKERRKLRGNEIAMIFQEPMTSLNPVFTIGNQIGEVIRLHQGLDQTRTREKSIEMLNRVGIPHPERVIRQFPHQLSGGMRQRVMIAMALSCNPKLLIADEPTTALDVTIQAQILEMMKKLNQEQETGVILITHDLGVVAELADRVVVMYAGKVVEQSPVFELFANPKHPYTRGLLQSIPKMDERREELDSIVGLVPNPLQMPSGCAFHPRCPLASDRCRGESPALTTLSENHTVRCFHA from the coding sequence GTGACCACTCCTTTACTTGAAGTAAAAGATTTACAGGTGCGATTTCAGACGGATGCAGGAATGATCCCATCGGTCCGAGATTGTTCTTTTACGGTAAACCCCGGAGAAATTGTGGCGATTGTAGGAGAGTCCGGTTGTGGAAAAAGCGTTACTTCGCTTTCGATCATGGGACTGCTTCCTGATTATGGGCAAGTGGCCGCAGGAGAAATCTTCTTTGATGATCGCGACTTATTGAAGCTAAGTAAAAAAGAGCGGCGAAAGCTACGCGGAAATGAAATCGCAATGATTTTTCAGGAACCGATGACATCTCTCAACCCCGTTTTTACGATTGGCAATCAAATCGGGGAAGTGATCCGTCTTCATCAAGGATTGGACCAGACGCGGACCAGGGAGAAAAGCATCGAGATGCTGAACCGGGTGGGCATTCCTCATCCGGAACGAGTGATTCGTCAATTTCCTCATCAGTTGTCGGGAGGAATGCGACAACGGGTAATGATTGCCATGGCTTTATCATGTAATCCCAAACTTTTGATCGCCGATGAGCCCACAACCGCCCTAGACGTTACGATTCAGGCGCAGATCTTAGAAATGATGAAAAAGCTAAATCAGGAACAAGAGACGGGTGTCATCTTGATTACCCATGATCTTGGGGTGGTGGCGGAATTGGCCGATCGGGTGGTTGTGATGTACGCTGGCAAAGTGGTGGAACAATCCCCGGTTTTTGAGCTGTTTGCCAACCCCAAACATCCGTATACCCGCGGATTGCTCCAATCGATCCCCAAAATGGACGAGCGGCGGGAGGAGTTGGATTCGATTGTCGGTCTGGTTCCCAATCCGTTGCAGATGCCGAGCGGCTGTGCGTTTCATCCCCGTTGTCCATTAGCCAGCGACCGCTGTCGCGGTGAATCACCAGCATTGACGACACTTAGCGAAAATCATACTGTCCGCTGTTTTCACGCGTAA
- a CDS encoding ABC transporter permease, with protein sequence MEDTSQPIQTGRRWIRVLLKSKTGTIGLLIILSVVLVAIFADVIAPHNPVATKAADRLMPPMWIEGGTGDHPLGTDNLGRDVLSRIIYGSQISLLVGICSVVVAGAIGLVLGLLSGYFGGWIDRVIMRTVDSFLAIPNILLMLMVLAVMGPGLLTLILVLGVTNWVNYARVIRGEVLSIKERDFVRAAKSIGSSHTRIMGIHILPNILSSFIVISTLSVATTIIMEASLSFLGLGIQPPTVSWGGMLSDGRQYLATSWWVATFPGIAITITVLGIIFLGDWLRDMLDPRMKVNGR encoded by the coding sequence ATCGAGGATACCAGTCAACCGATTCAAACCGGGAGACGTTGGATACGTGTATTGTTAAAAAGTAAAACGGGCACGATCGGCTTGCTGATCATCCTGAGTGTGGTATTGGTCGCCATTTTTGCCGATGTGATTGCGCCACATAACCCAGTGGCGACCAAAGCTGCTGATCGATTGATGCCGCCGATGTGGATTGAGGGTGGGACAGGCGACCATCCCCTCGGTACGGATAACCTGGGGCGGGATGTGTTGAGCCGCATCATTTATGGTTCACAGATATCGTTGCTGGTGGGGATATGTTCGGTGGTGGTGGCTGGTGCCATCGGCTTAGTGCTGGGGTTGTTGTCCGGCTACTTCGGGGGCTGGATTGATCGGGTCATCATGCGAACGGTCGACTCCTTTCTCGCCATTCCCAATATCTTATTGATGTTGATGGTGCTGGCGGTGATGGGACCTGGTTTATTAACGCTGATCCTGGTGTTGGGCGTAACCAACTGGGTGAATTACGCCCGGGTGATCCGCGGTGAGGTTCTCAGCATTAAAGAACGGGATTTTGTGCGAGCGGCAAAGTCGATCGGTTCCAGTCATACGCGGATCATGGGGATTCACATTCTACCCAACATCCTCTCTTCTTTTATCGTTATCTCTACCTTAAGTGTTGCCACAACCATCATTATGGAAGCGTCTCTCAGTTTTCTCGGATTGGGAATTCAACCGCCAACGGTTTCCTGGGGAGGCATGTTGAGTGACGGTAGGCAGTATCTAGCCACAAGTTGGTGGGTAGCAACCTTTCCAGGCATCGCCATCACAATCACGGTTCTAGGCATTATCTTTCTCGGTGATTGGTTGCGTGATATGCTGGACCCTCGTATGAAGGTGAATGGCAGGTGA
- a CDS encoding ABC transporter permease, producing the protein MKYFFKSLLQVIPVLFIISLIVFILVNVTGNPVDLMLPETATEEDRANLIQALGLDQPLHVQYFRFLKNAVQGDFGESFRYNQPALPIVLERLPATIELAVTSMIVATLLSIPLGILSAVKRNTFLDVLITGGAVLGKAMPNFWLGIMLILILSVTLKIFPVSGHGTFLHLVLPAITLGTGIAAEMTRLIRSSMLEILGQDYIRTARSKGLMEIIVVNKHALRNALIPVVTIMALQTSTLIGGTLITETVFSWPGMGQLLIQAVNTRDMALVQAAVFVIALFVILGNLLADLTYRYLDPRIKYN; encoded by the coding sequence GTGAAATATTTTTTTAAAAGTTTGTTGCAAGTGATTCCGGTCCTCTTTATCATCTCCCTAATTGTGTTTATTTTGGTGAATGTAACGGGGAATCCGGTTGATTTGATGTTACCGGAAACGGCAACCGAAGAAGATCGAGCCAACCTGATTCAGGCTCTCGGTTTAGATCAACCCTTACATGTTCAGTATTTTCGCTTTTTGAAAAACGCGGTTCAGGGGGATTTTGGTGAGTCTTTCCGTTACAATCAACCCGCATTGCCGATTGTGCTGGAACGCCTTCCGGCCACGATCGAGCTGGCCGTCACCTCCATGATCGTCGCGACGTTGTTATCGATTCCGTTGGGGATTTTGTCGGCGGTTAAGCGAAATACGTTTTTGGATGTTTTGATCACCGGGGGAGCTGTTTTGGGGAAGGCAATGCCCAACTTTTGGCTGGGTATTATGCTGATTTTGATTTTATCAGTCACGCTAAAAATATTCCCGGTTTCCGGACATGGTACGTTTCTCCATCTGGTGTTGCCTGCGATCACATTGGGTACGGGCATCGCCGCTGAGATGACCCGCTTGATCCGGTCCAGTATGTTGGAGATCCTGGGACAGGATTATATCCGTACCGCTCGCAGTAAAGGGTTGATGGAAATCATTGTGGTCAATAAGCATGCTTTGCGAAATGCACTGATTCCAGTGGTGACGATTATGGCCTTACAAACGTCTACCCTAATCGGGGGCACATTGATTACGGAAACGGTCTTCTCTTGGCCGGGGATGGGCCAATTATTGATTCAGGCGGTCAATACTCGCGATATGGCATTGGTGCAGGCGGCGGTATTTGTGATTGCGCTGTTTGTCATTCTTGGCAATCTGTTGGCCGATTTAACCTATCGCTATCTGGATCCGCGCATTAAATACAATTGA
- a CDS encoding ABC transporter substrate-binding protein, translating into MKRFGMMVVTMVLAAALTLTGCNSGGSGAVGNEKVLTIARGADMVSFDVHNHNNTSTEAIHVNMFNYLIKLDENQEPQPDLAESWEQKNDTTWEFKLKENVKFHNGDPFTAEDVKFSLERVAKDQSLLEHTSYKQIKEVKVIDDHTVEIITHNPDPVLLNRLSRLGSSMLPSKYIEEEGWDQFLKQPVGTGPYQFEEWIRDDRVVLKKYDDYFGEKPKWNQVVFRAIPEEATRVGELMTGGVDIVENTPPSDIERINGNEGTHVQEAPTQRVMMLVVRMSEGNVTADPKVREAIELAIDNQAITDNILQGAGTPTRTRVTPGTFGANPKLYDKYEYDPKKAKQLLKEAGFEKGLKLTLSATNGRYLKDKEIAEMIAAMLSEVGIQVKLDMLEWSKYNEKYQGKKFDELYMIGYGNSMFDGGYAFERLSPEVAKGETDYNNAEVEKLLEQAMENMDEKEREQQYQKVQELVAADRPHIYLHQVKGIYGVNDRINFNPRLDELIIADDIELK; encoded by the coding sequence ATGAAACGATTTGGCATGATGGTCGTTACAATGGTGCTTGCCGCTGCATTAACTTTGACAGGATGTAACAGCGGGGGTAGTGGTGCTGTGGGAAATGAAAAGGTGTTAACGATTGCCCGAGGCGCCGATATGGTTAGCTTTGATGTCCATAATCACAACAACACATCGACGGAAGCGATTCACGTCAATATGTTTAATTATCTGATCAAACTGGACGAAAATCAGGAACCGCAGCCGGATTTGGCTGAATCCTGGGAGCAAAAGAATGATACGACATGGGAATTCAAGTTAAAAGAGAATGTAAAGTTTCATAATGGAGATCCGTTTACGGCGGAGGATGTAAAATTTTCGCTGGAACGTGTAGCCAAGGATCAATCGTTGTTGGAGCATACCAGTTATAAGCAGATCAAAGAGGTAAAGGTGATCGATGATCACACGGTTGAGATTATTACGCACAACCCGGATCCGGTTCTGCTCAATCGCTTGTCGCGCCTGGGTTCCAGTATGCTTCCCTCCAAATATATCGAAGAAGAGGGGTGGGACCAATTTTTAAAACAACCGGTTGGAACCGGCCCCTATCAGTTTGAAGAATGGATTCGCGATGATCGGGTCGTATTGAAAAAATACGATGATTATTTCGGAGAAAAACCAAAATGGAATCAAGTGGTGTTTCGCGCGATTCCAGAGGAAGCCACTCGGGTGGGAGAATTGATGACCGGTGGCGTTGACATTGTTGAAAATACTCCTCCAAGTGATATTGAGCGTATCAACGGCAATGAGGGAACCCATGTCCAGGAAGCGCCGACCCAACGGGTGATGATGCTGGTGGTACGGATGAGTGAAGGGAATGTAACCGCAGATCCCAAAGTGCGGGAAGCGATTGAGCTGGCGATCGACAATCAAGCGATCACCGATAATATTTTGCAGGGGGCGGGAACCCCGACGCGAACACGGGTAACACCGGGGACTTTTGGGGCTAACCCAAAATTGTATGATAAATATGAATATGATCCCAAAAAAGCGAAACAGCTGTTAAAAGAAGCTGGTTTCGAAAAAGGATTGAAGCTGACCTTGAGTGCCACCAACGGCCGCTATCTCAAAGATAAGGAGATCGCGGAAATGATTGCGGCTATGCTGTCTGAGGTGGGAATTCAGGTGAAGCTGGATATGTTGGAGTGGAGCAAATACAACGAGAAATACCAAGGGAAAAAGTTTGACGAGCTCTATATGATCGGCTATGGAAATTCCATGTTTGATGGTGGATATGCTTTTGAACGGTTGTCTCCTGAGGTGGCTAAAGGGGAAACGGATTATAACAATGCAGAAGTGGAGAAGTTGCTGGAACAAGCGATGGAGAACATGGATGAAAAAGAACGGGAACAGCAGTATCAAAAGGTGCAAGAGTTGGTGGCCGCGGATCGTCCCCATATCTATCTGCATCAGGTGAAAGGAATTTATGGGGTGAATGACCGGATTAACTTTAACCCTCGCTTGGATGAGTTAATTATCGCGGATGATATTGAACTGAAGTAA
- a CDS encoding amidohydrolase, giving the protein MMPSIEAGSPFLQKACQLQGELTAWRRDFHRHPELGFEEERTAAIVADHLESLGLEVKRGVGKTGVVGLLRGKEPGPCIGIRADMDALPIQDQKEIAYRSTIPGKAHVCGHDAHTSILMGTAQFLSQQAKIARGSVKFIFQPAEEGLGGAEVMIQDGVLQDPPVDAIIGLHVNTTIPTGRITLVKGVGCAAADEILIRIIGKGGHAAQPHQAVDSVSVTAEVLSALQHIVSRQMDPLESAVITIGKIQGGAAGNIIAPDVNMIGTVRTLNPLVREQMPERIEQVIKGVTTALGADYEFTYNKGYPSIVNDGVMVDRMKHTATRVLGSDRYEMVKPTMGGEDFSYFTQQVPGVFFRLGVRNEAKQCTYPGHHPMFNLDEAALPIGVALFSQFVHDYLNQEEDLS; this is encoded by the coding sequence ATGATGCCATCGATTGAAGCCGGTTCACCATTTTTGCAGAAAGCCTGTCAACTGCAAGGTGAATTGACGGCATGGCGTCGCGATTTTCATCGACACCCTGAACTGGGGTTTGAAGAAGAGCGAACGGCGGCAATAGTTGCGGATCATTTGGAGAGTTTGGGGTTGGAGGTGAAAAGAGGCGTTGGCAAAACCGGTGTTGTCGGCTTGCTGCGGGGGAAAGAGCCGGGACCTTGCATTGGGATTCGTGCCGATATGGATGCACTGCCGATTCAAGATCAAAAGGAAATCGCCTATCGTTCCACCATTCCAGGCAAAGCTCATGTTTGCGGCCATGATGCCCATACCAGCATCCTGATGGGAACGGCACAGTTTCTCTCGCAACAGGCTAAGATTGCGAGAGGAAGTGTAAAATTTATCTTTCAACCGGCGGAAGAAGGTTTAGGAGGAGCCGAAGTGATGATCCAAGACGGAGTTTTACAGGATCCGCCGGTGGACGCCATTATTGGATTACATGTGAACACCACAATCCCGACGGGCCGCATCACTTTGGTGAAAGGGGTTGGTTGTGCCGCTGCGGATGAAATTTTGATCCGAATTATTGGAAAAGGGGGACATGCTGCCCAACCCCATCAAGCGGTGGATTCTGTCAGTGTGACGGCAGAAGTCCTTTCCGCACTGCAACATATCGTCAGCAGACAGATGGATCCCTTGGAATCGGCGGTAATCACCATCGGCAAAATCCAGGGGGGAGCGGCGGGCAATATTATTGCACCGGATGTGAACATGATCGGTACCGTTCGAACGCTCAATCCGTTGGTGCGGGAGCAAATGCCGGAACGGATTGAACAGGTGATCAAAGGGGTGACGACAGCCCTTGGCGCTGACTATGAATTTACCTATAACAAGGGCTACCCTTCAATCGTCAATGATGGTGTGATGGTGGACCGGATGAAGCACACAGCGACACGCGTGCTGGGTTCCGACCGCTATGAGATGGTGAAGCCAACGATGGGGGGAGAGGATTTTTCCTATTTTACACAACAAGTACCAGGAGTCTTTTTCCGTTTGGGCGTGCGAAATGAAGCTAAGCAGTGTACCTATCCAGGACATCATCCCATGTTTAACTTGGATGAAGCAGCGTTGCCTATCGGTGTGGCGCTTTTCTCTCAGTTTGTGCACGATTATTTAAATCAAGAGGAGGACCTGTCATGA
- a CDS encoding M20/M25/M40 family metallo-hydrolase produces the protein MEDVFHYIEQNQAQYIRWLQEICRQPSVAAQNRGMDETAKMVLDAIHTIGGQAELIETSGYPVILGTFGKEGLKTLSFYNHYDVQPEDPVELWDYPPFGAEIHDGKMVARGVADNKGNLMARLAAIHAYQQVRGELPLSIKFIVEGEEEIGSVHLEEFIEKHGDRLHADGCLWEFGYKNANNRPQISLGVKGMCYVELVCRGANTDLHSSTAAIIENPAWRLVWALSTLKTPDEKVCIPGFYDNVLPPDHLEKQILDQMEYEEKETLQHLELESFLSELSGFDLKEKLIFQPTCTICGFESGYTGTGAKTVLPAEARVKLDFRLVPEQDPEEILTHLRTHLDQHGFEDIDIIPYSLEHPAKTSPSDPLVDTVRTTARQVYQTDPVVMPMSPGTGPMYSLCQKRGIPAVSVGVGHFASNNHAPNENIFVEDYVQGIKHIAAIIEDFAQREAKGANG, from the coding sequence ATGGAAGATGTGTTTCACTATATTGAGCAAAATCAAGCTCAATATATCCGCTGGTTGCAGGAGATTTGCCGACAGCCCAGTGTAGCCGCCCAAAATCGGGGAATGGATGAGACGGCGAAAATGGTGCTCGATGCGATTCATACCATTGGTGGACAAGCGGAGTTGATTGAAACTTCCGGATATCCAGTGATATTAGGGACTTTCGGCAAAGAAGGCTTAAAAACATTATCCTTTTATAACCATTATGATGTTCAGCCGGAAGATCCGGTTGAGCTGTGGGATTATCCTCCTTTTGGCGCGGAGATCCATGACGGTAAAATGGTTGCGCGGGGAGTCGCGGATAACAAAGGCAACTTGATGGCACGCCTGGCGGCGATTCATGCCTATCAACAGGTGAGAGGGGAACTGCCGTTATCGATCAAGTTTATTGTTGAAGGGGAAGAGGAGATTGGGAGTGTCCATCTGGAAGAGTTTATCGAGAAACACGGGGATCGGCTTCATGCCGATGGCTGCTTGTGGGAGTTTGGATATAAAAACGCGAACAACCGTCCTCAAATCTCCCTCGGCGTGAAGGGGATGTGTTATGTCGAACTGGTTTGCCGTGGGGCAAATACGGATCTGCATTCATCGACGGCAGCCATTATTGAAAATCCCGCATGGCGCTTAGTGTGGGCGTTGTCAACATTAAAAACTCCAGATGAAAAAGTTTGCATCCCCGGCTTTTATGACAATGTGTTACCGCCGGATCATCTGGAAAAGCAGATCTTGGATCAGATGGAATACGAGGAAAAGGAAACATTGCAACATCTGGAACTTGAGTCCTTTTTGTCCGAATTATCTGGTTTCGATTTAAAAGAAAAACTGATTTTTCAACCCACTTGTACGATTTGCGGATTTGAATCCGGCTATACGGGGACGGGAGCCAAAACGGTTTTACCGGCAGAAGCAAGAGTGAAACTGGATTTTCGCCTTGTTCCTGAGCAAGATCCGGAGGAGATTTTAACCCATTTGCGCACCCATCTGGATCAGCATGGTTTTGAGGATATTGATATCATTCCGTATAGCCTTGAACATCCAGCTAAAACCAGTCCAAGCGATCCCTTGGTGGATACCGTACGGACAACGGCCCGCCAGGTCTATCAGACGGATCCAGTTGTGATGCCGATGTCACCGGGAACAGGACCGATGTACTCATTGTGTCAAAAACGAGGAATTCCGGCGGTATCGGTGGGCGTGGGTCATTTTGCTTCCAACAATCATGCTCCCAATGAAAATATTTTCGTAGAGGACTATGTACAAGGCATTAAACATATTGCGGCTATTATCGAAGATTTTGCTCAGCGAGAGGCGAAAGGGGCGAATGGATGA
- a CDS encoding amidohydrolase — protein MIDEISKRVNELTPTMVEWRRDFHRYAESGWVEFRTASKVAALLTDWGFEVQAGREVIKEEARMGVPSPSFLEQEERRALKQGAIAEWLPHFSGGFTGVVGILDGGRPGPVVALRFDMDALDIQESTEADHLPVQQHFSSVNPNMMHACGHDAHTTIGLGIAQILSQMKDRIKGRIKLIFQPAEEGVRGAKSMVEAGVLDDVDRFFAAHVGTGVPLGEVICGARGYLATTKLDITYTGRASHAGGRPEHGQNALLAAATATLNLHSLPQHSGGASRINVGVLQAGSGRNIIPASALLKVETRGETSEINHFMYERALQVIQTAAAMHNVKEEIKMMGAAQSSDPSPQLLSFIRTQAERVNGIETITETRQAGGSEDATYMMERVKQRGGLASYLVFGTTLAAEHHNEKFDIDEQVLPLAAKTLAVCALHADES, from the coding sequence ATGATTGACGAGATCAGCAAAAGAGTAAATGAACTAACTCCCACTATGGTCGAATGGCGCCGAGACTTTCATCGCTATGCAGAAAGCGGTTGGGTAGAGTTTCGTACCGCTTCCAAGGTAGCTGCCTTATTGACTGATTGGGGGTTTGAAGTACAGGCCGGTCGAGAAGTAATCAAGGAAGAGGCGCGTATGGGCGTTCCATCTCCATCTTTTTTGGAGCAAGAGGAGCGACGAGCATTAAAGCAAGGGGCGATTGCGGAGTGGCTTCCTCATTTTTCCGGCGGATTTACCGGCGTTGTCGGTATTCTTGACGGCGGGCGTCCCGGTCCTGTTGTCGCGCTGCGATTTGATATGGATGCCTTAGATATACAGGAATCGACAGAAGCAGATCACCTTCCCGTACAGCAACATTTTTCCTCCGTCAACCCTAATATGATGCACGCCTGCGGTCATGATGCCCACACCACCATCGGTCTGGGAATCGCCCAGATATTGTCGCAGATGAAAGATCGTATCAAGGGTCGTATCAAGCTGATCTTTCAACCCGCCGAAGAAGGAGTGCGTGGAGCCAAATCGATGGTAGAAGCGGGTGTGCTTGACGATGTGGATCGCTTTTTTGCAGCCCATGTCGGGACCGGTGTTCCTTTGGGAGAGGTGATTTGCGGAGCCCGTGGGTATCTCGCTACCACCAAATTGGATATCACCTATACCGGTCGCGCCTCCCATGCCGGTGGCCGTCCGGAACACGGACAAAACGCGTTGTTGGCTGCCGCTACCGCTACACTCAATCTGCATAGCCTTCCTCAGCACAGCGGTGGTGCTTCCCGGATCAATGTCGGTGTTCTACAGGCGGGAAGCGGGCGTAACATCATCCCTGCGTCAGCGTTGTTGAAGGTGGAGACACGGGGAGAGACGAGCGAAATCAATCATTTTATGTATGAGCGGGCACTACAAGTCATCCAAACGGCGGCGGCCATGCACAACGTCAAGGAAGAGATCAAAATGATGGGTGCCGCCCAGAGCAGCGATCCCAGTCCGCAGTTGCTATCCTTTATTCGCACCCAAGCAGAACGGGTAAACGGAATAGAAACAATCACGGAAACCCGTCAAGCCGGAGGTTCAGAAGACGCCACCTATATGATGGAGCGGGTGAAGCAACGTGGGGGGCTCGCCTCTTATCTCGTTTTTGGCACCACCTTGGCAGCGGAACATCACAACGAAAAATTTGATATCGATGAACAGGTGTTGCCACTTGCCGCCAAGACGCTCGCGGTGTGTGCACTCCATGCGGATGAGAGTTAA
- a CDS encoding TrkH family potassium uptake protein, producing the protein MAKYQFTPAQALVLGFGMMILIGTILLSLPIATESGEPLPILDALFTATSAVCVTGLVVVDTGSTFSTFGECVIMLLIQVGGLGFMTFGIVFALLLGKKIGIKERLILQQTFHQTKLQGLVKLALLVLTLTLIIEGIGFTLLAIRWIPEWGWSEGLYLALFHTISAFNNAGFDLFGDSLIGYVGDPLINLTITALFILGGIGFVVIAEILQYPSTRRLSLHTKLVLSVTGGLILIGTVIILIIEWRNPETLASMPLATKFFASFFQGVTPRTAGFSTMDIADMYPATQFIIIMLMFVGASPSSTGGGIKTTTFILVLLAVWAMIRGKADVVAFQRRIPHEQVYRALTVLVIALSLIIVVTILLTLTDHTDLMTSLFETVSAAGTVGLSLGLTSELTPLGKILITITMFAGRLGPMTLAFAIAQRVETKNFRYPEEKPLIG; encoded by the coding sequence ATGGCCAAGTACCAATTTACCCCTGCTCAAGCCCTTGTATTGGGTTTTGGCATGATGATCTTGATTGGAACTATACTTTTGTCATTACCGATTGCAACGGAGAGCGGGGAGCCACTTCCCATTCTCGATGCGCTGTTTACAGCGACTTCTGCCGTCTGTGTGACAGGCTTGGTTGTGGTTGATACCGGCTCTACCTTTAGCACTTTTGGCGAATGTGTCATCATGCTTTTAATTCAAGTTGGCGGCCTTGGATTTATGACCTTCGGTATTGTGTTCGCCCTGTTGTTGGGCAAAAAAATCGGCATCAAAGAACGGCTGATTCTGCAACAAACCTTTCACCAAACGAAGCTGCAAGGGTTGGTGAAACTGGCATTACTTGTTCTAACCCTCACCTTGATCATTGAAGGAATCGGCTTCACCCTGTTGGCGATTCGTTGGATTCCGGAATGGGGATGGAGTGAAGGGCTTTATCTCGCCTTATTTCATACCATCTCCGCCTTTAACAACGCCGGATTTGATCTGTTTGGCGACAGCCTGATCGGATATGTAGGCGATCCTCTCATCAACCTGACGATCACGGCGCTATTTATCTTGGGAGGTATTGGGTTTGTGGTGATCGCGGAAATCCTGCAATACCCTTCCACTAGGCGACTCAGCCTTCATACCAAGCTGGTTTTGTCGGTCACCGGCGGTTTAATTTTGATCGGTACCGTCATCATCCTGATCATTGAATGGAGAAACCCTGAAACATTGGCCTCCATGCCGCTCGCCACCAAGTTCTTTGCTTCGTTTTTCCAAGGCGTCACTCCGCGAACAGCGGGCTTTAGTACGATGGATATCGCTGATATGTACCCTGCCACACAATTTATCATCATTATGTTGATGTTTGTGGGAGCATCACCCAGCTCCACCGGCGGCGGTATTAAGACAACCACTTTTATCCTTGTCTTGTTGGCGGTATGGGCCATGATCCGCGGAAAGGCGGATGTTGTGGCGTTTCAGCGCAGAATCCCCCATGAACAAGTGTACCGGGCGTTGACAGTGTTAGTGATCGCTCTTTCTCTGATTATCGTGGTAACCATTTTACTTACCTTGACTGATCATACCGATCTGATGACTTCCTTATTTGAAACGGTCTCTGCTGCCGGCACCGTCGGTCTCTCTTTAGGCCTTACCTCTGAGCTCACCCCGTTGGGTAAAATACTGATCACCATTACGATGTTCGCCGGAAGATTAGGCCCCATGACCCTGGCGTTTGCCATTGCCCAACGGGTAGAAACAAAAAATTTCCGTTATCCCGAGGAAAAGCCGTTAATCGGTTAA